The Deinococcus sonorensis KR-87 genome includes a window with the following:
- a CDS encoding MarR family winged helix-turn-helix transcriptional regulator produces MTTLREEIHQQRPFRNLEEEAALNLFRTTQLIADRGEAFYQQHGLTPTQYNILRILRGAGDAGLGRNEIRERLLTRMPDVTRLLDKMEDAGLVQRVRSTTDRRCVPTALTPKGRTLVDQLDEPVAALHHEHFGHLTPGQLHTLIEIMTQIRGRLTPQ; encoded by the coding sequence ATGACTACCCTCCGGGAGGAGATTCACCAACAGCGCCCCTTCCGAAATCTGGAAGAAGAGGCGGCGCTCAACCTCTTCCGCACCACCCAGCTGATTGCGGACCGGGGCGAGGCGTTCTACCAGCAGCACGGCCTCACCCCCACCCAATACAACATCCTGCGCATCCTGCGTGGCGCGGGCGACGCGGGACTGGGACGCAACGAGATCCGGGAACGCCTGCTGACCCGCATGCCCGACGTCACCCGCCTGCTCGACAAGATGGAGGACGCCGGCCTGGTGCAGCGTGTGCGCAGCACCACCGACCGCCGCTGCGTGCCCACCGCCCTGACCCCGAAGGGCCGGACGCTGGTGGACCAGCTGGACGAGCCTGTGGCCGCGCTGCACCACGAGCACTTCGGGCACCTCACGCCCGGTCAGCTGCACACCCTGATCGAGATCATGACCCAGATCCGTGGCCGGTTGACACCGCAGTAA
- a CDS encoding VOC family protein, whose product MNLPPTLPYRTLPQDRIGLNPERPPLSGDVQLGPVVLQISDLDASLRFYTQVIGLQVHDTDLAGHQIARLGTPDGQVLLELREKRGVHAAPHRGRLGLYHIAVLLPTRADLGRFIQNALSLGVHVGQSDHHFSEATYLKDPDGLSVEVYRDRPRDEWRVTEAGEIIGGGDPLDLTALKEAAGDAPWTGVPTGTTLGHLHLYVGDLDEAARFYHRGLGFPKTTWSLPTALFLGAGGYHHHLGLNTWAAGSPPSGDDDARLLTWDLVLPDQATVDRTAASLQAEGFEVTVTPQGILSTDPWGITVRLRTA is encoded by the coding sequence ATGAATCTACCCCCCACCCTTCCCTACCGCACCCTGCCCCAGGACCGCATCGGCCTCAACCCGGAGCGCCCGCCCCTCAGCGGCGACGTCCAGCTCGGGCCGGTCGTCCTCCAGATCAGCGACCTGGACGCCTCGCTGCGCTTCTACACCCAGGTCATCGGCCTGCAGGTGCACGACACCGACCTGGCTGGGCATCAGATCGCTCGCCTCGGCACGCCCGACGGGCAGGTCCTGCTGGAACTCCGCGAGAAGCGGGGCGTCCATGCCGCCCCGCACCGTGGGCGCCTCGGCCTGTACCACATCGCCGTGCTGCTCCCCACCCGCGCTGACCTGGGGCGCTTCATCCAGAACGCCCTCTCGCTCGGCGTTCACGTCGGTCAGTCCGATCACCACTTCAGCGAGGCGACCTACCTCAAGGACCCGGACGGCCTCAGCGTCGAGGTGTATCGTGACCGTCCCCGCGACGAGTGGCGCGTCACCGAAGCCGGCGAGATCATCGGCGGCGGCGACCCGCTGGACCTGACCGCCCTGAAAGAAGCGGCCGGCGACGCCCCCTGGACCGGCGTGCCCACCGGCACCACCCTCGGGCACCTGCACCTCTACGTCGGCGACCTGGACGAGGCGGCCCGCTTCTACCACCGGGGCCTCGGCTTCCCGAAGACCACCTGGAGCCTGCCCACCGCCCTGTTCCTCGGCGCCGGCGGATACCACCACCACCTCGGCCTCAACACCTGGGCGGCCGGCAGCCCCCCGTCCGGCGACGACGACGCCCGCCTGCTGACCTGGGACCTGGTGCTGCCCGACCAGGCCACGGTGGACCGCACGGCCGCCAGCCTGCAGGCGGAAGGCTTCGAGGTCACCGTCACCCCGCAAGGGATCCTGTCCACCGATCCCTGGGGCATCACCGTCCGCCTCCGCACCGCCTGA
- a CDS encoding DoxX family protein gives MTTLTARPSRALHLTLWALQVLLAAAFLMTGVTKLITPILQLAQQMAWVSDVPAGLVRFIGLAEVAGALGLILPSLTRIRPNLTPLAALCLIAVMVLASAFHLSRGEPTVLPMNLALAVVAGLIAWGRARRAPIQAR, from the coding sequence ATGACGACCCTCACCGCCCGACCCAGCCGCGCCCTGCACCTCACCCTCTGGGCACTTCAGGTGCTGCTCGCTGCCGCCTTCCTGATGACCGGCGTGACGAAGCTGATCACGCCCATCCTGCAGCTCGCCCAGCAGATGGCCTGGGTGAGCGACGTTCCCGCCGGCCTGGTGCGCTTCATCGGCCTCGCGGAGGTCGCCGGCGCGCTCGGGCTGATCCTGCCCAGCCTCACCCGCATCCGCCCGAACCTCACGCCGCTCGCGGCGCTCTGCCTCATCGCGGTGATGGTGCTCGCCTCGGCCTTCCACCTCAGCCGCGGGGAACCGACGGTGCTGCCGATGAACCTCGCCCTGGCGGTCGTCGCCGGCCTCATCGCCTGGGGCCGCGCCCGCCGGGCACCCATTCAGGCCCGCTGA
- a CDS encoding VOC family protein codes for MTSPAPHTPLATRIDPALTLGEVALTVRDLERASRFYQVTLGLTLLDRHGPAAVLGTPDGHPLVTLLGDAAAPEAPANAAGLYHLAIAFPTRPDLARWLQHAAALGLRLGQSDHKTHEAFYFNDPEGNGIEIYHDWPREQWPFKDGKFSRMDQAAVDLRGLLGTLTANDPGWAGAPNGTRMGHVHLKMSDAAATRQFYEQVLGFDITLDAMDAVFAGAGGYHHHLGNNAWHSRGGPAAPDGALGLRHSTIELSSAAELEAVITRLNRAGTQVHDSSAGLVVRDPSRNALRLRVGPSTVASALAALDQPAR; via the coding sequence ATGACCAGCCCCGCCCCGCACACCCCGCTCGCCACGCGCATCGACCCCGCGCTCACCCTCGGTGAGGTCGCCCTGACCGTCCGCGACCTGGAGCGCGCCTCCCGCTTTTACCAGGTGACGCTCGGCCTCACCCTCCTGGACCGGCACGGCCCGGCGGCCGTGCTGGGTACGCCGGACGGCCACCCGCTCGTCACCCTGCTCGGCGACGCGGCCGCCCCTGAGGCCCCGGCGAACGCGGCCGGCCTGTACCACCTCGCCATCGCGTTCCCGACCCGCCCGGACCTCGCCCGCTGGCTGCAGCATGCCGCCGCGCTCGGCCTGCGCCTCGGGCAGTCCGACCACAAGACGCACGAGGCCTTCTACTTCAATGACCCGGAGGGCAACGGCATCGAGATCTACCACGACTGGCCGCGTGAGCAGTGGCCGTTCAAGGACGGGAAGTTCAGCCGCATGGATCAGGCGGCGGTCGATCTCCGGGGCCTGCTGGGCACGCTCACGGCGAACGACCCCGGCTGGGCAGGGGCGCCGAACGGGACCCGGATGGGCCACGTGCACCTCAAGATGAGCGACGCGGCCGCGACCCGGCAGTTCTACGAACAGGTTCTGGGCTTCGACATCACGCTGGACGCCATGGACGCCGTATTCGCCGGGGCGGGCGGCTACCACCATCACCTCGGCAACAACGCCTGGCACAGCCGCGGCGGCCCCGCGGCGCCGGACGGCGCACTGGGCCTGCGGCACTCCACCATCGAACTGTCGAGCGCGGCCGAGCTCGAGGCCGTGATCACGCGGCTGAACCGTGCCGGCACCCAGGTGCACGACTCCTCGGCCGGGCTGGTCGTGCGTGATCCCTCCAGGAATGCCCTGCGGCTCCGGGTTGGTCCTTCGACTGTGGCGAGTGCGCTGGCCGCCCTCGACCAGCCCGCACGTTAA
- a CDS encoding carbohydrate-binding domain-containing protein yields MSLLPRTPHHARPMLLALTAALLASCGQPQATKPQPCTPTLADTPDGPAGPYDPATSEAALPDLLTAAARKPSQAGALKIVRLNCMTTLVDASGTPIQLRGMSTHGLQWFPGIVNDNAFNTLANDWGSNVVRLAMYVSEGGYATDPAIKQRVIDGINAAIKNDLYVIVDWHVTTPGDPNADVYKGALDFFKDISQRYPNNRNIIYEVANEPSPNDPGVSNDAAGWAKVKAYAEPIIKMLRDTGNKNIVLVGSPNWSQRPDLAADNPIKDDRTMYTVHFYSGTHKPSNDVSDRSNVMSNARYALLHGAPIFVSEWGSSEASGNNGPFLQDADRWLAFLNRNHISWVNWSLSNKNETSAAFMPYSTSRPATDLDPGTDHLWAPSELTLSGEFARARIKGVAYRPIDRTAFTQTLWNFDDNTLQGWGLNSDSPVKTVTLSNTGGALTLTGMTASHDVSDTGYWSNVRISADTSSVRQDIAGAKTLSMDVTVAAPTTVAVAAIPQNAAHGWSNPTRAILVKPEQFVKQADNSYKATLSISTADSPNFAAIAEDPTVAGSTLSNLILFVGAQGTDRVAIDNITVAGNRSTTGPVVNHAPLGTATLPSTFEDGTRQGWAWDAASGVTTSLTVADAAGSKALSWDVTYPDVKPADSWASAPRLVLGNINATRGSNRYLVFDFYLKPQRATTGTLSVNLAFSPPALGYWAQAAQTLDIPLNTLSGLTKTADGLYHFTASFDLTNIADNKVIASDTVLRDVTVVVADNKSDYAGTMYVDNVHFSATAP; encoded by the coding sequence ATGTCGCTGCTTCCCCGCACACCGCATCACGCCCGGCCGATGCTGCTGGCGCTGACTGCCGCCCTGCTCGCCAGCTGCGGTCAGCCGCAGGCCACCAAGCCCCAGCCGTGTACCCCCACCCTGGCCGACACTCCGGACGGTCCCGCCGGCCCCTATGACCCGGCCACGTCGGAAGCGGCCCTGCCGGACCTGCTGACCGCCGCGGCTCGCAAGCCCTCTCAGGCGGGCGCGCTGAAGATCGTGCGCCTGAACTGCATGACCACACTGGTCGACGCCTCCGGCACCCCGATCCAGCTGCGCGGCATGAGCACCCACGGCCTGCAGTGGTTCCCCGGCATCGTCAACGACAACGCCTTCAACACGCTCGCCAACGACTGGGGATCCAACGTCGTCCGCCTGGCGATGTACGTCAGCGAGGGCGGGTACGCGACAGATCCGGCGATCAAACAGCGCGTCATCGACGGCATCAACGCCGCGATCAAGAACGACCTGTACGTGATCGTGGACTGGCACGTCACCACCCCCGGCGACCCCAACGCCGACGTGTACAAGGGCGCCCTGGACTTCTTCAAGGACATCTCGCAGCGCTACCCGAACAACCGCAACATCATCTACGAGGTGGCCAACGAGCCCAGCCCCAATGACCCCGGCGTCAGCAACGACGCGGCCGGCTGGGCCAAGGTCAAGGCGTACGCCGAGCCGATCATCAAGATGCTGCGCGACACCGGCAACAAGAACATCGTGCTGGTGGGCAGCCCCAACTGGAGTCAGCGCCCGGACTTGGCCGCCGACAATCCGATCAAGGACGATCGCACCATGTACACGGTGCACTTCTACAGCGGCACCCACAAGCCGTCGAACGACGTGTCGGACCGCAGCAACGTGATGAGCAACGCCCGCTACGCCCTGCTGCACGGCGCGCCAATCTTCGTCAGCGAGTGGGGCAGCAGCGAGGCAAGCGGCAACAACGGGCCGTTCCTGCAGGACGCCGACCGCTGGCTGGCGTTCTTGAACCGCAACCACATCAGCTGGGTCAACTGGTCGCTGAGCAACAAGAACGAGACCTCCGCCGCGTTCATGCCGTACTCGACGAGCAGGCCGGCCACCGATCTCGATCCGGGCACCGATCACCTGTGGGCGCCCAGCGAGCTGACCCTGTCCGGCGAGTTCGCGCGCGCACGGATCAAGGGGGTCGCCTACCGCCCGATCGACCGCACGGCCTTCACGCAGACGCTCTGGAACTTCGACGACAATACGTTGCAGGGCTGGGGCCTCAACAGTGACAGCCCGGTCAAGACCGTGACGCTCAGCAACACCGGCGGGGCGTTGACCCTGACGGGCATGACGGCCAGCCACGACGTGAGCGACACCGGCTACTGGTCCAACGTCCGCATTTCCGCCGACACGTCCAGCGTCCGTCAGGACATTGCCGGCGCCAAAACCCTCAGCATGGACGTGACCGTGGCGGCCCCCACCACCGTTGCGGTGGCGGCCATTCCGCAGAACGCCGCGCACGGCTGGAGCAACCCCACCCGCGCCATCCTGGTGAAGCCCGAGCAGTTCGTGAAGCAGGCGGACAACAGCTACAAGGCCACCCTGAGCATCTCCACCGCCGACTCCCCGAACTTTGCGGCGATCGCCGAGGACCCGACCGTGGCCGGCAGCACCCTCAGCAACCTGATCCTGTTCGTGGGTGCCCAGGGCACCGACCGGGTGGCCATCGACAACATCACGGTGGCCGGCAACCGCAGCACCACCGGCCCGGTGGTCAACCACGCGCCCCTCGGGACCGCCACCCTGCCCTCCACCTTCGAGGACGGCACCCGGCAGGGCTGGGCCTGGGACGCGGCGTCCGGCGTCACGACCTCGCTCACCGTTGCTGACGCGGCCGGCTCCAAGGCGCTCAGCTGGGACGTGACCTACCCGGACGTGAAACCCGCCGACAGCTGGGCCTCGGCGCCGCGGCTGGTGCTGGGCAACATCAACGCCACGCGCGGCAGCAACCGCTACCTGGTGTTTGACTTCTACCTCAAGCCGCAGCGCGCCACCACCGGCACCCTCTCGGTCAACCTGGCCTTCTCGCCACCGGCCCTGGGGTACTGGGCTCAGGCGGCCCAGACGCTCGACATTCCGCTGAACACGCTGTCTGGTCTGACCAAGACCGCCGACGGGCTCTACCACTTCACCGCCTCGTTCGACCTGACCAACATTGCGGACAACAAGGTGATCGCCTCCGACACCGTGCTGCGTGACGTGACGGTCGTGGTTGCCGACAACAAGAGCGACTACGCGGGCACCATGTACGTGGACAACGTTCACTTCTCCGCCACGGCGCCCTGA
- a CDS encoding helix-turn-helix transcriptional regulator — protein sequence MSHPPAPASELIPKTVLHGGARLFVASYLVRKSELGRVWRCGFHALLWLNGGSASLVCDGEHFEVRPPSLICLSPGQVYRWSAADDAARATLIGFEANLFTVGRAQGGLLDVQLLHDLPLFRPEGTAVLAADENADSLERLFALCRQRYRQLSEAHGSGSWRVLPQHREGVLLAYLHVILAEAATLAPAQEPPRPAAGSDLRLSRLFRLHAGQRVLERLPVAAYAELLHVTPDHLTRAVRRATGQTPSAWLQEQLLTEARRRLALTDQPVEQVAAALRFGSASQFSRWIRDHTGQTPRQLRQQGRGNSPVLSGN from the coding sequence ATGTCGCATCCACCGGCCCCTGCCTCAGAGCTGATCCCGAAAACGGTGCTGCACGGTGGGGCGCGCCTGTTTGTTGCGTCCTACCTCGTCCGCAAGAGCGAGCTGGGCCGGGTGTGGCGCTGCGGGTTCCACGCCCTGCTGTGGCTGAACGGTGGCTCCGCCTCCCTGGTGTGCGACGGCGAGCACTTCGAGGTCCGGCCCCCCTCGCTCATCTGCCTCTCGCCGGGCCAGGTGTATCGCTGGAGCGCGGCCGACGACGCGGCTCGCGCGACACTCATCGGCTTCGAGGCCAATCTCTTCACCGTGGGGCGCGCCCAGGGGGGCCTGCTGGACGTGCAACTCCTGCACGACCTGCCGCTCTTCCGGCCCGAGGGGACGGCGGTGCTCGCGGCCGACGAGAACGCGGACAGCCTCGAACGCCTGTTCGCCCTGTGCCGGCAGCGGTACCGGCAGCTCAGCGAAGCGCACGGGAGCGGGTCGTGGCGGGTGCTGCCCCAGCACCGTGAGGGGGTGCTGCTCGCGTACCTGCACGTCATCCTGGCGGAAGCGGCGACCCTGGCCCCGGCTCAGGAGCCGCCCCGCCCGGCCGCGGGCAGCGATCTGCGGCTGTCGCGGCTGTTCCGGCTGCACGCCGGTCAGCGGGTGCTGGAGCGCCTCCCCGTCGCCGCCTATGCCGAGCTGCTGCACGTCACGCCCGACCACCTGACGCGCGCGGTGCGCCGCGCTACCGGCCAGACGCCCAGCGCCTGGCTGCAGGAACAGCTGCTCACCGAGGCGCGGCGGCGGCTCGCCCTCACCGACCAGCCGGTGGAGCAGGTGGCCGCCGCGCTGAGGTTCGGCTCGGCCTCGCAGTTCAGCCGCTGGATCCGGGACCACACCGGCCAGACGCCGCGGCAGCTCCGACAGCAGGGCCGCGGAAATTCACCAGTTCTGAGCGGAAATTGA
- a CDS encoding NADP-dependent oxidoreductase, giving the protein MPQAVQLHNYGDIDVLKVEEVPQPTPAAGEVLVRVKAAGINPGEASIRKGVFKDTWPSTFPSGQGSDFAGVIEAVGEGVSGLQPGAEVIGFTHNRASQAEFVVVPQDQVTPKPANVPWEVAGGLFVAGTTAYAAVRAVDVKAGDTVVVSGASGGVGTLAVQLARLKGARVLGIASPARAEWLAAHGVDLVPYGDGLRERLLEAAGGHIDAFIDTYGQGYVQLAVELGIPPQRINTIIDFAAVQQYGVQAEGNAAGGRADVVAELAQLIADGQLEMPIARTYPLEQVQAAYRELEDRHTLGKIVLIPGKR; this is encoded by the coding sequence ATGCCACAGGCAGTCCAGCTCCATAATTACGGCGACATTGACGTCCTCAAGGTCGAAGAGGTACCGCAGCCGACCCCGGCGGCCGGAGAGGTCCTGGTGCGGGTCAAAGCCGCCGGCATCAACCCCGGCGAAGCGTCCATCCGCAAGGGCGTGTTCAAGGACACCTGGCCGTCCACCTTTCCCTCCGGCCAGGGCAGCGACTTCGCTGGCGTGATCGAAGCGGTGGGTGAGGGCGTGTCCGGCCTGCAGCCGGGCGCAGAAGTGATCGGCTTCACCCACAACCGGGCCAGTCAGGCCGAGTTCGTGGTGGTGCCGCAGGACCAGGTGACGCCCAAGCCGGCGAACGTGCCGTGGGAAGTCGCCGGCGGGCTGTTCGTGGCCGGAACGACCGCCTACGCCGCCGTGCGCGCCGTGGACGTGAAGGCGGGTGACACGGTGGTGGTCTCCGGGGCCAGCGGCGGCGTGGGCACCCTGGCGGTCCAGCTCGCCCGGCTGAAGGGGGCGCGCGTGCTGGGCATCGCCAGCCCCGCACGGGCGGAGTGGCTGGCGGCCCATGGCGTGGACCTGGTGCCGTACGGAGACGGGCTCCGCGAACGCCTGCTGGAGGCGGCCGGCGGGCACATCGACGCCTTCATCGATACCTACGGGCAGGGCTACGTGCAGCTCGCCGTGGAGCTGGGCATCCCGCCGCAGCGCATCAACACCATCATCGACTTCGCGGCCGTTCAGCAGTACGGCGTCCAGGCCGAGGGCAACGCCGCGGGTGGCCGGGCCGACGTGGTGGCGGAGCTCGCCCAGCTGATCGCGGACGGGCAGCTGGAGATGCCGATTGCCCGCACCTACCCGCTCGAGCAGGTCCAGGCGGCCTACCGCGAGCTGGAAGACCGGCACACGCTCGGCAAGATCGTGCTGATCCCTGGGAAGCGCTGA
- a CDS encoding DUF4287 domain-containing protein: MSFQAYLDTIEKQTGKTPNELVALARGKGFADPKTKAGVIVAWLKEDFGLGRGHAMALVHVIKNGAVISDKHVSRDGAHRDESNTLRLDGLEHRNQP; encoded by the coding sequence ATGTCATTCCAGGCGTACCTTGACACCATTGAGAAGCAGACCGGCAAGACCCCGAATGAGTTGGTTGCTCTGGCTAGAGGAAAAGGATTCGCTGATCCGAAGACCAAAGCCGGCGTCATCGTCGCGTGGCTGAAGGAGGACTTTGGCCTGGGTCGTGGGCACGCCATGGCGCTGGTGCATGTCATCAAAAACGGGGCGGTTATCTCGGACAAGCACGTCAGCAGGGACGGCGCGCATCGAGATGAAAGCAACACGCTGCGCCTGGATGGCCTGGAGCACCGGAACCAGCCGTAG
- a CDS encoding TetR/AcrR family transcriptional regulator: MPSSTVSLSTSEARRETVIQSAVTVFARAGYLGTPVTAVAAEANISTAYVFKLFPRKEDLFVAALARCFRLILTALETGAHAAVDQTPQALLAAMGDAYAALIADRSLLMLQVHAQSAATVPEIAAALRSGVGQITTFVKERSLAPDNAVQQFIAYGQLCHLITVIGLDDDSADWAQVLSRGIQHF, from the coding sequence ATGCCTTCTTCGACCGTTTCCCTCTCCACCTCGGAGGCCCGCCGCGAAACGGTCATTCAGAGCGCGGTCACGGTGTTCGCCCGCGCAGGCTATCTCGGCACCCCCGTGACCGCCGTGGCGGCGGAGGCCAACATTTCCACCGCTTATGTCTTCAAGCTGTTCCCACGTAAGGAGGACCTGTTTGTCGCCGCGCTCGCCCGTTGTTTTCGCCTGATCCTGACCGCGCTCGAAACCGGCGCACACGCCGCCGTCGACCAGACGCCCCAGGCCCTCCTCGCGGCCATGGGCGACGCGTACGCGGCCCTAATTGCCGACCGGTCCCTCCTGATGCTGCAGGTGCACGCGCAGTCCGCCGCGACGGTGCCGGAAATCGCGGCCGCCCTGCGCAGCGGCGTCGGGCAGATCACCACCTTCGTAAAGGAGCGCTCGCTCGCCCCGGACAACGCGGTGCAGCAGTTCATCGCCTATGGTCAGCTCTGCCATCTCATCACGGTGATCGGACTCGATGATGACTCGGCCGATTGGGCGCAGGTCCTGTCCAGAGGCATCCAGCACTTCTAA
- a CDS encoding medium chain dehydrogenase/reductase family protein, with protein MTITAPFATTPITEVVLPGLVEPSGLLIQSRSLAAPARGQVLVQMEATGISFAEQGMRRGRYPGQPRFPFVPGYDLVGVVRELGTGVDPAWRGKRVAAATKTGSWATHALIPAVDLVPVPPTLNPAEAETVIVNGITAWQMLFRSARVQAGQTILVHGANGGVGSILVQLARHAGIRVIGTAAPRHHAALRELGVEPIDYAAPDLTTQVRPLVPGGVHAAFDHLGLDSARRSFDLLAQGGTLVAYGTAADLNARGGMLPMFMRMLGQIVLWSALPNGRRASFYDFWSGKTLRPAVFRRHQHEDLAQVLSLLAEGAISAQVAARFPLSEVRQAMELAESRTVLGKVVLLP; from the coding sequence ATGACTATCACCGCACCATTCGCCACGACCCCCATCACCGAAGTTGTTCTGCCCGGCCTGGTGGAACCGTCTGGCCTCCTGATTCAGTCGCGTTCACTTGCCGCTCCTGCCCGTGGTCAAGTCCTGGTCCAGATGGAGGCCACCGGCATCTCCTTTGCCGAGCAGGGAATGCGCCGGGGACGCTACCCTGGTCAGCCGCGGTTCCCGTTCGTTCCAGGCTATGACCTCGTCGGCGTGGTGCGTGAGCTTGGAACCGGCGTGGACCCGGCATGGCGCGGTAAGCGCGTCGCCGCCGCCACCAAGACCGGGAGCTGGGCCACCCACGCGCTCATCCCGGCGGTCGACCTGGTGCCGGTCCCCCCCACCCTCAACCCGGCCGAAGCCGAGACCGTGATCGTCAACGGCATCACGGCCTGGCAGATGCTCTTCCGCAGCGCCCGAGTCCAGGCCGGCCAGACGATCCTGGTACACGGGGCCAACGGAGGGGTAGGCAGCATCCTGGTGCAGCTGGCCCGCCACGCCGGCATCCGGGTCATCGGGACGGCGGCCCCTCGGCACCACGCGGCCCTGCGTGAGTTGGGCGTGGAACCGATCGACTACGCGGCCCCGGACCTGACGACACAGGTGCGCCCGCTGGTGCCGGGGGGCGTGCATGCCGCGTTCGACCACCTGGGCCTGGACAGCGCCCGGCGTTCCTTCGATCTGCTGGCCCAGGGCGGCACCCTGGTCGCGTACGGAACGGCGGCTGACCTGAATGCACGCGGAGGCATGCTCCCGATGTTCATGCGCATGCTCGGCCAAATCGTCCTCTGGTCCGCCCTGCCCAACGGGCGGCGCGCCTCTTTCTACGACTTCTGGAGCGGCAAGACGCTCCGGCCGGCCGTCTTTCGCCGGCATCAGCACGAAGACCTGGCCCAGGTGCTGAGCCTGCTGGCTGAAGGAGCGATCAGCGCCCAGGTCGCCGCGCGCTTTCCGCTGAGCGAGGTCCGGCAAGCGATGGAACTGGCCGAGTCCCGCACCGTGCTGGGGAAGGTCGTCCTGCTTCCGTGA